Proteins co-encoded in one Methanobrevibacter olleyae genomic window:
- a CDS encoding DUF1894 domain-containing protein: MSFCLETYLQQNDDYRILISRSGVKQCYKLIKENSKEIIHVNPGDKVLGARLIGLPPIPVGINEDEGTILITYTKPCHGTAAIEIPISPEEIDDVRKMDIGA; encoded by the coding sequence ATGTCTTTCTGCTTAGAAACTTATTTACAACAAAATGATGATTATAGAATACTTATTTCTCGCTCTGGAGTAAAACAATGTTACAAACTTATTAAAGAAAATTCAAAAGAAATTATTCATGTAAATCCTGGGGATAAAGTATTAGGTGCAAGATTAATTGGTCTTCCTCCAATACCTGTAGGAATTAATGAAGATGAAGGAACTATATTAATTACTTATACTAAACCTTGTCATGGAACTGCAGCTATTGAAATTCCAATCAGTCCTGAAGAAATTGATGATGTTAGAAAAATGGATATTGGTGCTTAA